A window of the Phalacrocorax aristotelis chromosome 9, bGulAri2.1, whole genome shotgun sequence genome harbors these coding sequences:
- the ZC3H14 gene encoding zinc finger CCCH domain-containing protein 14 isoform X3: MFLLANISQRILLVYTKRAGRILSMLSAVNFIFFRLHGVLDKLRSVTTEPTSAKSSESNVFESNLPSSKSSSCVSDERRHEDILPPLAVSSTRTERNDSRVSTSSQEQRNTASRQSCEDGSASRLTSTVKPLRELSPSEAVIDIKPEPDDLIDEDLNFVQENPLSRRKPIVTVTYGSSRPSTEIYRPPASRSADASIHVHRLSQQGNLQGSRQLDTQSCRSLETGQLCNPEAFGSLAESYRPTSKLSADKVGSEEESSRKRRLPVVSSVVKVKKFCNDGEDEEEEEDYGLRTGGISSSVSVPAKPERRPSLPPSKQANKNLILKAISEAQESVTKTTNYSTVPQKQTVPVAPRTRISPEESQLEVIHVQNRLPALSSQLQVEEPKEQTAEGIQGAEQKELSSRLQMDPVIEDPLQVTQDYYDAESMVHTDTRSFILKKPKLSEEIVPQNQQLGKRATEAVRVLSGRLIQTRDQLAQPEKPASPKFIVTLDGVPSPPGYLSDQEEEDMCITEGLKPVTQNTCAVKGLKGLRAQQMQIVTRQLESCDVDMEQLNVLQKQEKVLERCKYWPACKNGDECVYHHPTLPCKVFPNCKFADKCLFIHPNCKYDAKCTKPDCPYTHASRRTPHPPPKPAPLPTPSVSSSSPLCKFFPACKKMECPFYHPKHCRFNTQCTRPDCTFYHPTIAVPPRHALKWTRTQTSE; the protein is encoded by the exons TGAGAGCAACCTTCCTTCCAGCAAAAGCAGTTCATGTGTGAGTGATGAGAGGAGGCATGAGGATATCTTGCCACCTCTTGCAGTTTCCAGCACTCGGACTGAAAGAAATGACTCGAGAGTTTCAACGAGCTCACAGGAGCAAAGGAACACTGCTTCACG GCAGTCTTGTGAAGATGGTTCTGCATCCCGCTTAACGTCTACAGTCAAGCCTTTGAGGGAATTGTCACCTTCTGAAGCTGTAATTGACATTAAACCTGAACCAGATGATCTAATTGATGAAGACCTAAACTTCGTGCAGGAGAATCCTTTGTCACGGAGGAAACCTATTGTAACTGTAACTTATGGTTCTTCTCGTCCTTCCACTGAAATCTACCGACCGCCAGCTAGCAGGAGTGCAGATGCCAGTATACATGTGCACAGATTGTCACAGCAGGGCAACTTACAGGGGAGCCGGCAGTTAGACACACAAAGCTGCAGGTCTTTGGAAACAGGCCAGCTGTGCAATCCAGAAGCGTTTGGCAGCTTAGCAGAGAGTTACAGACCCACCTCCAAACTTAGTGCTGATAAAGTAGGCAGTGAG GAAGAAAGCTCCAGGAAGAGACGGTTGCCTGTTGTAAGCTCAGTAGTCAAAGTGAAAAAGTTCTGTAATGATGgggaagatgaggaggaggaggaagactaCGGATTGCGAACAGGAGGCATCTCCAGCAGTGTGTCTGTACCTGCAAAGCCAGAAAGAAG ACCTTCATTGCCACCTTCAAAACAGGCCAATAAGAATTTAATACTAAAAGCAATCTCCGAAGCGCAGGAATCGGTTACAAAAACAACCAATTATTCCACTG TTCCACAGAAACAGACTGTTCCAGTTGCACCAAGAACTCGAATTAGCCCAGAAGAATCTCAGTTAGAAGTAATCCATGTGCAAAACAGACTGCCTGCTCTGAGTTCTCAGCTTCAAGTAGAAGAGCCAAAGGAGCAGACAGCTGAAGGTATTCAAG GAGCTGAACAGAAGGAGCTCTCTTCTCGGCTCCAGATGGACCCTGTGATTGAAGATCCCTTGCAAGTGACTCAAG ATTACTATGATGCAGAATCTATGGTCCATACAGATACTAGGTCATTTATCCTGAAGAAGCCCAAGTTATCAGAGGAAATAGTGCCGCAGAATCAGCAATTGGGAAAGAGGGCTACAGAGGCAGTACGAGTACTCTCAGGACGTCTAATACAGACACG AGACCAGCTTGCACAGCCAGAGAAACCTGCTAGTCCCAAGTTCATCGTGACACTGGATGGTGTGCCCAGCCCACCAGGATACCTttctgatcaagaagaggaagataTGTGTATAACAGAAGGATTAAAGCCAGTTACCCAAAATACGTGTGCCGTCAAAGGATTAAAAGGCCTTCGAGCACAGCAGATGCAAATTGTAACCAGGCAGCTAGAGAGCTGTGATG TGGATATGGAGCAGTTAAATGTGCTGCAAAAACAGGAGAAAGTGCTTGAGCGCTGCAAGTACTGGCCTGCCTGTAAAAATGGAGATGAATGTGTGTACCATCACCCCACACTACCTTGCAA aGTTTTTCCTAACTGCAAATTTGCCGATAAGTGCTTGTTCATCCATCCAAACTGTAAATACGATGCAAAGTGCACTAAGCCAGACTGTCCTTACACTCACGCCAGTCGACGAACCCCCCATCCACCTCCTAAACCAG CACCGCTACCCACACCGTCTGTATCTTCCAGTAGTCCGCTGTGCaagttttttcctgcttgtaaGAAAATGGAATGTCCATTTTACCACCCAAAA CACTGCAGATTCAACACCCAGTGTACGCGACCAGACTGCACTTTCTACCATCCAACGATTGCTGTACCTCCACGCCATGCCTTGAAATGGACTCGAACTCAAACCAG TGAATGA